From a single Paenibacillus sp. FSL R5-0345 genomic region:
- a CDS encoding SAM-dependent methyltransferase, which produces MSGAEGKLELERIVFIGRTFEEYLQMFNLKEADLMGGRILDCPAGACSFTAISNQLGSEVTAADIAYYYSADELADKGIQDIEHAMSELEKVQGNFVWDYFGSIADLTQARNRALNDNTNDRRQTPERYIPVVLPDLPFNDEAFDLTLSAHFLFMYSDRLDYDFHLRTVNELMRVTRGELRIFPLVDLCCKRYEHLDRLIVEMVHQGFAVEEMEVPYEFQKGANQMLSIRRMKPQDNR; this is translated from the coding sequence ATGAGCGGAGCAGAGGGAAAGCTTGAGTTGGAGAGGATTGTTTTTATAGGAAGGACCTTTGAGGAATATTTGCAGATGTTCAATTTGAAAGAGGCGGATCTTATGGGCGGGCGGATTTTGGACTGTCCTGCGGGTGCCTGTTCTTTTACAGCGATATCGAATCAGCTCGGGAGTGAGGTAACGGCTGCCGATATTGCTTATTATTACTCTGCGGATGAGCTTGCAGACAAAGGTATTCAAGATATCGAGCATGCTATGTCTGAACTGGAAAAGGTACAAGGTAACTTTGTGTGGGACTACTTCGGGTCTATAGCGGATCTTACACAAGCGAGGAATAGGGCTTTGAACGATAACACCAATGATCGGAGACAAACCCCGGAGCGATATATTCCTGTGGTTTTACCTGATCTGCCTTTTAATGATGAGGCTTTTGATCTGACGTTGTCTGCACACTTCCTGTTTATGTATAGTGATCGGCTGGACTATGATTTTCATCTAAGGACCGTTAATGAACTTATGCGGGTGACGAGGGGAGAGCTTCGTATTTTCCCTTTAGTTGATCTGTGTTGCAAAAGATATGAGCATTTAGATCGCCTTATCGTTGAGATGGTTCACCAAGGTTTCGCTGTGGAGGAGATGGAGGTTCCTTATGAATTTCAAAAAGGGGCAAATCAGATGCTAAGCATTAGAAGAATGAAGCCACAAGATAATAGATAG
- a CDS encoding MFS transporter, with translation MNAIPNLNKEPARVEKTRKEPFPISILSLTVGAFAIGMTEFVIMGILPNVAKDLQVSISTAGQLITMYALGVAVGAPILTILTQRIPQKKLLCLLMVLFILGNGISVFAPNYAVLMVARIITALTHGTFFGVGAVIASNLVKPNRRAGAVSIMMAGLTIANIVGVPLGTFIGQNMGWRASFAAIAVMGVAALIGILIFIPKIKQDKPASVIQQISALANPKLLLFLLIGALGNASLFTVFTYIAPLLMEVTGFAEHNVTWILVLFGCGVTIGNIVGGKLADWKLMPSIVGLYFAVSVILTIFSFTMHSPVAAVITIFFWGMVSFAVMPGLQIRIMSLAQAAPALASTTSHSAGNLGNATGAFIGGWVISHLAITSLPWVGAVLVGLGLVLGIACYVAERKEKMA, from the coding sequence ATGAACGCAATTCCAAACCTCAACAAGGAACCAGCCCGTGTGGAAAAAACACGCAAAGAACCTTTTCCCATCTCTATTCTTTCGCTTACGGTAGGCGCTTTTGCGATTGGAATGACTGAATTTGTCATCATGGGTATTTTACCAAATGTAGCCAAGGATTTACAGGTTAGTATTTCAACTGCAGGTCAGCTTATCACGATGTATGCCCTTGGGGTAGCCGTCGGCGCCCCTATCCTAACCATCCTTACACAACGAATCCCGCAAAAGAAACTGTTATGCCTGCTCATGGTATTATTTATTCTAGGCAACGGAATCTCTGTATTTGCTCCAAACTATGCCGTTCTTATGGTAGCTCGTATCATTACAGCTTTAACACATGGGACTTTCTTTGGCGTTGGGGCAGTGATCGCTTCTAATCTGGTCAAGCCCAATAGGCGGGCCGGAGCCGTATCCATTATGATGGCTGGTCTAACGATTGCTAATATCGTCGGTGTCCCTCTAGGAACATTTATTGGGCAAAATATGGGCTGGCGCGCCTCATTTGCTGCGATTGCAGTCATGGGAGTCGCTGCGCTAATCGGCATTCTTATTTTCATACCAAAGATTAAACAAGACAAACCTGCTAGTGTAATCCAACAAATTTCTGCGCTAGCTAATCCTAAATTGCTTCTATTCTTACTGATCGGTGCGCTTGGTAACGCCAGCTTGTTCACGGTATTCACTTATATAGCGCCACTGCTAATGGAAGTTACCGGCTTTGCCGAGCATAATGTGACATGGATTCTAGTTCTCTTCGGCTGTGGTGTTACCATCGGGAATATCGTTGGCGGGAAGCTTGCAGATTGGAAGCTGATGCCTTCTATTGTGGGACTTTATTTCGCGGTTAGTGTCATTCTTACGATCTTTTCCTTCACAATGCATAGTCCAGTAGCTGCGGTCATCACAATATTCTTCTGGGGTATGGTGTCCTTCGCGGTCATGCCAGGATTACAAATACGAATCATGAGTCTGGCTCAAGCCGCTCCTGCACTTGCTTCTACAACCAGCCACTCGGCAGGGAATCTCGGAAACGCAACAGGTGCCTTCATTGGTGGATGGGTCATTTCTCATCTGGCAATTACTTCGCTGCCATGGGTCGGTGCGGTTCTGGTAGGACTCGGTCTGGTACTTGGTATTGCTTGTTATGTAGCAGAACGTAAAGAGAAAATGGCGTAA
- a CDS encoding GyrI-like domain-containing protein, which yields MLVEGQVRVLELPEMKLVGLSITSSFVGHDPERVEAMKQEFNRRKDEISHIIHAERYLSPHFSTENLFTYMICMEVEELTNVPEGMLGFAIPAHQYAHVRSKGDPYDELHSYVRNNDLQSNDRALAIEIYQFANSTWPDEVDVYIPLR from the coding sequence ATGCTGGTTGAAGGCCAAGTCCGAGTACTCGAATTACCGGAAATGAAGCTGGTGGGTTTAAGTATTACTTCTTCTTTTGTAGGACACGATCCGGAAAGAGTAGAGGCGATGAAGCAAGAATTTAATAGAAGAAAAGATGAAATCAGCCATATCATTCACGCTGAACGTTATCTTAGCCCACATTTTTCTACCGAAAATTTATTTACTTATATGATCTGTATGGAAGTGGAGGAGCTCACAAATGTTCCTGAGGGCATGCTTGGTTTTGCAATCCCGGCTCATCAGTATGCTCATGTAAGATCCAAAGGTGATCCCTATGATGAACTTCATAGTTATGTGAGGAATAATGATTTGCAGAGTAATGATCGTGCATTGGCTATAGAAATCTACCAGTTTGCTAATTCTACGTGGCCTGATGAGGTTGATGTGTACATTCCATTGCGATGA
- a CDS encoding phosphotransferase enzyme family protein, translated as MRNNYKQAALMALQHFDLDWTQIRFNQRSDTCTFVIETNKEGTFLLRLHSGRSKEEINSEIAWLELLKSKMDVPLPKGVHDRTGSVTFKVEQGNGDGVYASLMRWVEGEHANEGFNEEQIYKEGVLLAKLHKAAQELELPPGFNRPVWDEHSFRKAMLRLKLHYHSFLTEEEFLLYQSAAEKLYVWLSKQHKYKNRRTYGVIHGDLHQGNIIFKEGEPRPIDFGRCGWGYYLYDVAHTILGLYPLQRELVIKGYESIGKLDGEWLQTLEHFTVMVMIENYCHHAPDPRETEGLKAEQPYALAILRNYLKGDPFLFNTIEI; from the coding sequence ATGAGAAATAATTATAAGCAAGCAGCTTTAATGGCGCTCCAGCACTTTGATCTCGATTGGACGCAGATTCGTTTCAATCAACGATCGGACACTTGCACTTTTGTAATAGAGACTAATAAAGAGGGAACTTTCTTGCTGCGTCTTCATTCGGGGAGGTCAAAAGAGGAAATTAACTCTGAAATCGCGTGGCTGGAGCTTTTGAAGAGCAAAATGGATGTACCTCTGCCAAAAGGCGTGCATGATCGCACAGGTTCTGTCACGTTCAAAGTGGAGCAAGGTAATGGGGACGGCGTATATGCATCGTTAATGCGCTGGGTTGAAGGTGAACATGCGAATGAAGGATTTAATGAAGAACAAATTTATAAAGAAGGTGTATTATTAGCGAAGCTACATAAAGCGGCGCAAGAGCTTGAGTTACCCCCAGGCTTTAATCGTCCTGTTTGGGATGAACATAGTTTTAGAAAAGCAATGCTCCGTTTAAAACTGCACTACCATAGTTTTCTTACAGAGGAAGAGTTCTTGCTGTATCAGTCTGCGGCTGAGAAATTATACGTCTGGTTAAGCAAGCAGCATAAATATAAGAACAGAAGAACTTATGGAGTCATCCATGGTGATTTACATCAAGGGAATATCATTTTTAAAGAGGGGGAACCTCGACCGATTGATTTTGGAAGATGTGGCTGGGGATATTATCTTTATGACGTGGCACACACCATACTAGGACTGTATCCCTTACAAAGAGAGCTGGTCATTAAGGGCTACGAGAGCATTGGCAAGCTTGATGGGGAGTGGTTGCAGACTTTAGAGCATTTTACGGTCATGGTCATGATCGAGAATTATTGCCATCACGCACCCGATCCTAGAGAAACCGAGGGACTGAAAGCAGAACAACCGTATGCACTGGCGATTCTAAGGAATTATCTGAAGGGAGATCCCTTTCTTTTTAATACAATTGAGATTTAA
- a CDS encoding DUF3888 domain-containing protein, whose amino-acid sequence MKKSWIAPLLIAVLLLLGQQPCSANGLVQSQAEAPSRSDSGPKLPDQDSRELMFQDMLMTFLSPYIDKKIAEIYAPLLRESPMVYPYFVDVTEVKRINGFRGFDFLITLNVYPTVGPHISVGEDTMTFRISSGPKVKLESFKHLKDPNKSDFPQNYQNILR is encoded by the coding sequence ATGAAAAAAAGCTGGATTGCACCTCTTCTTATCGCAGTTTTGCTCTTGCTGGGGCAACAACCTTGCTCCGCTAATGGGTTGGTTCAATCGCAAGCCGAGGCTCCTTCCAGATCTGATTCGGGACCGAAGCTTCCAGATCAGGATTCGCGCGAACTTATGTTTCAAGATATGTTAATGACATTTCTATCACCCTATATTGACAAAAAAATCGCTGAAATTTATGCGCCACTTTTGAGAGAATCGCCAATGGTTTATCCTTACTTTGTGGATGTGACTGAGGTGAAGCGGATCAATGGTTTTCGTGGGTTTGATTTCTTGATTACACTTAACGTATATCCTACAGTAGGTCCACATATTTCAGTTGGAGAAGATACCATGACTTTTAGAATTTCTTCTGGTCCTAAGGTAAAGCTTGAATCGTTCAAGCATCTAAAAGACCCTAATAAGTCAGACTTCCCGCAAAATTATCAGAATATCTTAAGATAG
- the dnaN gene encoding DNA polymerase III subunit beta, protein MKSLLIHVSKDSLSTALQAVSKAISANSSSRVLSGILIQAQTQGLIITASNIRMTIEYKLPVKRDSVVVHNTGEIVVPARYFYEIIRKLDPGLIRLRIAESLMLNIQSGNTQFRLCGMDAAEFPRIQYIDHPNIQRISMNNTLLKQIFKRVVFAVSSSETRPVLTGVSLQIDRRNIRVVATDGIRLAQHVVESVEDYGAIHLDVVIPGSTLEDLLKILNDDAGGSTELEIGPKQIRFISNGLRVQSALLEGTYPSVNNLIPKAYLSEVIVKTERLLHVVERISILAGESVMLSVLPSHMLSLVSKTAEIGDVKEEIPLEYLDGDHFRAAFNGKYFREILRAIDSETLRIRFAGKERPLVILPVDASTSTLFLITPVRTHD, encoded by the coding sequence GTGAAGTCTTTGCTAATCCATGTATCAAAAGATTCTCTTAGTACCGCATTACAGGCAGTATCAAAAGCCATATCCGCGAATAGCTCCTCACGTGTTCTATCAGGAATACTTATTCAGGCGCAAACTCAGGGGCTGATTATAACGGCGAGCAATATAAGAATGACCATTGAATATAAGCTCCCTGTGAAGAGGGATTCGGTGGTTGTACACAACACAGGTGAGATCGTAGTTCCCGCGCGTTATTTTTATGAGATCATTCGTAAGCTTGATCCTGGACTTATTAGGCTGAGAATCGCAGAGTCATTGATGCTAAACATTCAATCTGGGAACACTCAATTTCGTTTATGTGGAATGGATGCGGCAGAGTTTCCGAGAATCCAATACATAGATCATCCAAACATTCAAAGGATAAGTATGAATAACACTCTTTTGAAGCAAATATTTAAAAGAGTGGTTTTTGCGGTCTCTTCATCGGAAACCAGACCTGTGCTCACAGGAGTATCTCTTCAAATTGATAGGCGAAATATTCGTGTAGTCGCCACTGATGGCATCCGTCTCGCCCAGCATGTTGTTGAAAGCGTAGAAGATTACGGTGCAATTCATTTGGATGTTGTAATTCCGGGCAGCACCCTGGAGGATCTTTTAAAAATATTAAACGATGATGCAGGCGGCAGCACCGAATTAGAAATAGGGCCTAAGCAAATCAGATTTATTTCTAATGGATTGAGGGTTCAGTCTGCCCTTCTAGAAGGAACCTATCCCTCTGTCAATAATTTAATCCCGAAAGCATACCTTTCCGAAGTGATTGTTAAGACAGAACGTTTGTTACATGTGGTTGAACGTATTTCTATATTGGCTGGTGAGAGTGTTATGCTGAGCGTACTTCCTTCTCACATGCTAAGTTTAGTGTCCAAGACTGCAGAAATTGGGGATGTAAAAGAAGAGATTCCTTTAGAGTATCTAGATGGTGATCATTTTCGAGCAGCATTTAACGGAAAGTATTTCCGGGAAATCCTTCGGGCGATTGATAGTGAGACGCTTAGAATCAGGTTCGCGGGCAAAGAAAGGCCGCTGGTGATCCTGCCTGTAGACGCATCTACGTCTACACTTTTTTTAATTACTCCTGTGAGGACGCACGATTGA
- a CDS encoding EFR1 family ferrodoxin (N-terminal region resembles flavodoxins. C-terminal ferrodoxin region binds two 4Fe-4S clusters.) produces the protein MHNAKTAIFYFSGTGNTEIIAKQFTEALRSSGQDVDLFRMEDVLKGTRSVEYESYDLIGIGHPVLGFGASGFVERFVEQLPDCNGTPAFVFKTASSPHYINNGASNTVLRYLRKKGFTPFHNSILAMPCNFYIKYDDRLNKQLYQVAQRKVKLFAEEIMNRIPRNLRIHPVLEGVLRTVYYCEEHQGGKYFAKGLRTTDSCTRCLKCVRSCPTSNISNSADGIIFGQNCLLCMRCVYSCPQKAIQATRLKASVVDPYTGGSKLHNLMKDSENDGRFITPKSKGYYKHFIKYLED, from the coding sequence ATGCATAATGCGAAGACGGCTATATTTTATTTCTCAGGTACTGGAAATACGGAGATTATTGCTAAGCAATTTACTGAAGCACTCAGAAGTAGCGGACAAGACGTAGATTTGTTTAGAATGGAAGATGTTCTAAAAGGTACTCGTTCTGTCGAATATGAATCCTACGACCTTATTGGGATTGGTCATCCGGTTCTAGGTTTTGGCGCATCCGGATTTGTCGAACGTTTTGTAGAACAGCTACCTGATTGTAATGGAACTCCGGCTTTTGTATTCAAGACAGCCTCTTCTCCACACTATATTAATAACGGTGCTTCGAATACTGTACTTCGTTATTTACGTAAGAAGGGATTTACACCTTTCCACAATTCCATTTTGGCGATGCCATGCAATTTTTATATAAAATATGATGATAGATTGAATAAGCAGTTATATCAGGTCGCTCAGCGTAAGGTGAAGTTATTTGCAGAGGAAATCATGAATCGGATTCCACGGAACCTGCGGATTCATCCTGTGCTGGAGGGAGTTCTGAGAACGGTATATTATTGTGAGGAACATCAAGGGGGGAAATACTTCGCCAAAGGATTGCGAACAACAGACTCTTGCACACGATGTTTGAAATGCGTTAGAAGCTGTCCAACTTCTAATATTAGCAATAGCGCAGATGGGATTATATTCGGTCAAAATTGCTTATTATGTATGCGTTGTGTTTATTCTTGTCCTCAGAAGGCGATCCAAGCGACACGGCTTAAGGCCAGTGTTGTAGATCCCTATACTGGAGGTTCAAAACTTCATAATCTAATGAAGGATTCTGAGAATGATGGACGGTTTATAACTCCAAAGTCCAAGGGTTATTACAAGCATTTTATTAAATACTTGGAGGATTGA
- a CDS encoding nitroreductase family protein, with translation MSTFTDLIESRRSAMNFVEGVKIPQNELEEMFSYARLAPSAYNLQHTNYKVVSDENLKEEIRKAAYGQYKIHSSSAVIVVLGDKNAYLKAPEIYGGLKALGAMSQEDYDAEIETINNAYSGNDAFQRDEAIRNASLSAMHFMLIAKDKGWDTCPMIGFDPEAIQSTLNLPDHMVPVMLITIGKDKKHKIRPRGYRKPVNEFVEFI, from the coding sequence ATGAGCACTTTTACAGATTTGATTGAATCCCGTAGGTCTGCGATGAATTTTGTTGAAGGGGTAAAGATCCCTCAGAATGAACTAGAGGAAATGTTCTCTTACGCCAGATTGGCACCATCGGCTTATAATCTTCAACATACAAACTATAAAGTCGTTTCTGATGAGAATTTGAAAGAAGAGATTCGTAAGGCAGCTTACGGTCAATATAAAATACACTCTTCCTCAGCGGTAATTGTGGTGCTCGGAGATAAGAATGCTTATCTGAAGGCTCCAGAAATTTACGGAGGACTCAAAGCTTTAGGGGCGATGAGCCAAGAGGATTATGATGCAGAGATAGAAACAATTAACAATGCTTATTCAGGAAATGATGCTTTTCAAAGAGATGAAGCTATACGGAATGCTTCTCTGTCTGCCATGCACTTCATGCTGATTGCCAAAGATAAAGGCTGGGATACCTGCCCGATGATCGGCTTTGATCCGGAAGCCATTCAATCCACTTTAAATCTACCCGATCATATGGTACCTGTTATGCTGATCACTATCGGCAAAGACAAGAAACATAAAATCAGACCACGCGGCTATCGTAAACCGGTCAATGAATTCGTTGAATTTATCTGA
- a CDS encoding DUF2785 domain-containing protein has translation MNDTREQLIIDLQRIEENDYELRSGEQLRDYVKLMLEYIGDPQPELRDNLIYSTFYKWTNEKQWFSDAELRELLLILLDEQHLFYHIGSKEDQAVFTRTFSVLVVALILQRHREKAFLDSAEFTNVKEALIRYYEEEQDLRGFMQEEGWAHAAAHGADALDELVLCSESDAAIREEVLAVIQRMLYNNHQYIFSDEEDERMATIVATIIDHHLLPQQSIVDWVSSLEQCGGWPRSRNKYVARVNTKNFLRSLYFRLLPTMKNQDMVNALLKSEMKLNEFTQ, from the coding sequence TTGAACGATACTAGAGAGCAGTTGATCATAGACCTGCAAAGAATTGAAGAGAACGATTATGAGCTTAGAAGTGGAGAGCAGCTAAGGGATTATGTGAAGCTGATGCTTGAGTACATAGGAGATCCACAGCCGGAGCTGCGAGATAATTTGATCTATTCCACCTTCTACAAATGGACGAACGAGAAACAATGGTTTAGTGATGCAGAGCTTCGTGAACTTCTCTTGATTCTCCTTGACGAGCAGCATTTGTTCTATCACATTGGCAGCAAAGAGGATCAGGCTGTGTTCACAAGAACGTTTTCTGTTCTGGTCGTTGCACTTATTCTTCAGCGGCATAGGGAAAAGGCTTTTTTAGATAGCGCTGAGTTTACAAATGTGAAGGAAGCTCTGATTAGATATTATGAGGAAGAACAGGATTTACGAGGATTTATGCAAGAAGAAGGCTGGGCGCACGCTGCAGCGCATGGTGCAGATGCCTTGGATGAACTGGTATTGTGCTCGGAGAGTGATGCTGCAATCAGGGAAGAGGTTCTGGCGGTCATCCAAAGAATGCTTTACAACAATCATCAGTACATTTTTAGCGATGAAGAAGATGAACGGATGGCTACGATTGTAGCTACAATCATAGATCATCATTTACTTCCGCAGCAGTCAATTGTCGACTGGGTCAGCAGCTTGGAGCAATGTGGTGGGTGGCCAAGAAGTCGCAACAAGTATGTTGCTCGTGTGAATACAAAGAATTTCCTTCGTTCTCTTTACTTTAGGTTGCTTCCAACAATGAAGAATCAGGATATGGTGAACGCTTTATTGAAGTCGGAGATGAAATTAAATGAATTTACACAATAA
- a CDS encoding DUF1641 domain-containing protein, which produces MSETITQTTPEQESPKLVVTQEQMNVLEQLLKPEVQESLTVLVEQLPKLTELVGVLTKSYDFVQTVAADEVLKSDTVSAIKELAEPVVHSAKNMAATVIEAQDRANESSDVIGVFGLMKMMKDPQAQKLFRFVNAYLQVAGERSQQK; this is translated from the coding sequence ATGTCAGAAACAATCACTCAAACAACCCCTGAACAAGAATCACCAAAATTAGTTGTTACTCAAGAACAAATGAATGTTCTTGAGCAGCTATTGAAGCCTGAAGTTCAGGAATCGTTAACTGTCTTAGTAGAACAGTTGCCAAAATTAACAGAGCTTGTCGGCGTGCTCACAAAGTCATATGACTTTGTTCAAACTGTCGCTGCGGATGAAGTCTTGAAAAGTGATACGGTAAGTGCAATTAAAGAGCTTGCTGAACCTGTGGTGCATTCTGCGAAGAATATGGCAGCTACAGTGATCGAAGCGCAAGATCGTGCGAATGAAAGTAGCGATGTGATCGGTGTATTTGGTCTAATGAAGATGATGAAAGATCCACAAGCACAAAAGCTTTTCCGTTTTGTAAATGCTTATCTTCAAGTTGCCGGCGAACGCAGTCAGCAGAAATAA
- a CDS encoding NAD(P)/FAD-dependent oxidoreductase, with translation MSKHIVILGAGYGGLLSALTVRKYLKKDEAKITVVNQYPTHQIITELHRLAAGSVAEGAVAMPLAKLFAGKDIDLKIAKVNSFSVENKQITLSDGVTLSYDALVVGLGSTTAYFGIPGLEQYSMVLKSAADANRIHRHIDERIREYAKSKNPADASILIGGGGLTGVELVGEIADVLPTLTKKYGVDPKEIKLMLVEAGPKILPVLPDALIERAVASLEKRGVQFLTGLPVTNVADNVIDLKDGQKIVANTFVWTGGVQGNPLIGESGLEVNRGRATVNEFLQSTSHKDVFVAGDSAVVFAEDGRPYPPTAQIAWQMGELIGYNLYAYLKDKSFESFSPINSGTLASLGRKDGVAIVGASSTPLKGLPATLMKEASNIRYLSHIKGLFSLAY, from the coding sequence ATGTCTAAACATATTGTCATTCTAGGAGCAGGTTATGGTGGTTTACTAAGCGCCTTGACTGTACGCAAGTACCTAAAGAAAGACGAAGCTAAAATTACAGTCGTTAATCAATATCCTACTCATCAAATTATTACAGAATTGCATCGTCTTGCAGCAGGTAGTGTTGCAGAAGGTGCTGTTGCTATGCCGCTAGCTAAGCTTTTTGCAGGTAAAGATATCGACCTGAAAATTGCAAAAGTTAATTCTTTTTCTGTTGAGAACAAACAAATTACACTATCTGATGGTGTGACATTATCCTACGATGCTTTGGTTGTGGGTCTTGGAAGCACAACAGCTTATTTTGGCATTCCAGGTCTTGAGCAATACAGCATGGTCTTGAAATCTGCAGCGGATGCTAACAGAATTCATCGTCACATTGACGAACGTATCCGTGAATATGCAAAGTCTAAAAATCCAGCGGATGCAAGCATTCTAATCGGCGGCGGTGGCTTAACAGGTGTTGAACTGGTTGGTGAAATCGCTGATGTGTTGCCAACACTCACTAAGAAATATGGTGTGGATCCTAAAGAAATTAAACTGATGCTGGTTGAAGCAGGTCCTAAGATTCTTCCGGTATTGCCAGATGCACTGATCGAACGCGCAGTGGCAAGCTTAGAAAAACGTGGTGTACAATTCTTGACAGGTCTACCTGTGACGAATGTAGCAGATAATGTAATTGACTTGAAAGACGGTCAAAAAATTGTTGCTAACACATTTGTATGGACGGGCGGCGTACAAGGAAATCCACTGATTGGTGAGTCCGGTCTTGAAGTGAACCGTGGTCGTGCAACGGTAAATGAATTCCTGCAATCCACCTCACACAAAGACGTATTCGTTGCTGGTGACAGCGCCGTAGTCTTTGCTGAGGATGGTCGTCCATATCCACCTACTGCACAAATCGCTTGGCAAATGGGTGAATTGATCGGTTACAATCTTTATGCGTACTTGAAGGACAAATCTTTTGAATCCTTTAGTCCGATCAACTCAGGTACTCTTGCGAGCTTAGGCCGTAAAGACGGTGTGGCCATCGTTGGTGCAAGCTCTACTCCGCTAAAAGGATTACCAGCAACCTTGATGAAGGAAGCCAGTAATATTCGTTACTTGTCCCACATTAAAGGATTGTTTAGCTTAGCTTATTAA
- a CDS encoding SGNH/GDSL hydrolase family protein: MLFRQNDVILFQGDSITDWGRNYEDASSLGVGYALMIAARLGHLYPEKNLTFYNRGISGNRAVDLQERWDKDCLNLKPTWVSIYIGINDTWRRFDSGQETTPEQFEAAYRDLIERTQHSLAAKLVLIEPFVLPVPEDRKAWRQDLDPKIHIVRELAREYGALLVPLDGLFAAASVKAEPAYWAPDGVHPSPAGHALIADAWLKTVGATDKA; this comes from the coding sequence ATGTTATTCCGGCAAAACGATGTCATTCTGTTTCAAGGCGACAGCATAACGGATTGGGGTCGTAATTATGAAGATGCTTCATCGCTTGGTGTAGGTTATGCATTGATGATCGCCGCTCGTCTGGGGCATTTATATCCTGAGAAGAACCTTACATTCTATAATCGCGGAATTAGCGGCAATCGTGCTGTAGATTTGCAGGAACGCTGGGATAAGGATTGCCTGAATCTAAAGCCGACTTGGGTGTCCATATATATTGGTATTAACGACACTTGGCGCCGCTTTGATTCTGGTCAGGAAACAACGCCTGAACAATTTGAAGCTGCGTATCGTGACCTGATCGAGCGCACGCAGCATTCGCTCGCTGCTAAATTAGTCCTAATAGAGCCATTCGTGTTGCCTGTTCCTGAAGATCGTAAAGCTTGGCGCCAGGATCTGGACCCGAAAATTCACATTGTACGGGAACTGGCGCGTGAATATGGTGCATTGCTTGTTCCACTGGATGGCCTGTTTGCTGCGGCATCTGTAAAAGCAGAACCTGCTTATTGGGCTCCGGATGGAGTACATCCATCACCTGCAGGCCATGCCCTTATTGCAGATGCTTGGCTTAAGACGGTAGGAGCTACCGATAAAGCTTAA
- the map gene encoding type I methionyl aminopeptidase — protein MTSDTIQDLEGLKAIGKVVGHTIAEMKKKVTPGMTTAELDKIGAGILAEFGASSAPMKTYNFPGSTCISVNEEVAHGIPGPRVINAGDLINIDVSAELNGYYGDAGVSFQLPPYNEDILRLCRSTEETMMSVINHLRAGMKVNEIGRMMELEARKRGYRVVRNLCSHGIGKSLHEKPFEILPFYNPRVTTVLKEGQVITVEPFLSTGADYVEQQSDGWTLSVVDNGRVAQFEHTIIVTKGEPIILTKP, from the coding sequence ATGACGAGTGATACCATACAAGATTTAGAAGGACTAAAAGCCATAGGAAAAGTGGTAGGACATACCATCGCCGAGATGAAAAAGAAAGTTACTCCCGGCATGACAACAGCAGAGCTTGATAAGATTGGAGCTGGCATTCTAGCGGAATTCGGAGCATCCTCAGCCCCGATGAAAACGTATAATTTTCCAGGCAGCACCTGCATCAGTGTAAATGAAGAGGTTGCTCATGGGATTCCTGGTCCTAGAGTGATTAATGCCGGTGATTTGATCAATATTGATGTATCTGCTGAGTTGAATGGTTATTATGGGGACGCGGGGGTTTCTTTTCAATTGCCACCCTACAATGAGGATATTTTACGTCTGTGCCGGAGTACTGAGGAAACTATGATGAGCGTAATCAATCATCTGAGAGCTGGGATGAAGGTCAATGAAATTGGCAGAATGATGGAGCTCGAAGCTCGGAAACGCGGCTATAGAGTGGTTCGTAATCTGTGCAGCCACGGGATTGGCAAATCACTGCATGAGAAGCCATTTGAAATCTTACCTTTCTATAATCCTAGAGTGACTACAGTGTTAAAAGAGGGACAGGTGATTACCGTTGAACCTTTCCTCTCTACTGGAGCAGATTACGTGGAGCAGCAGTCGGATGGATGGACACTGAGCGTTGTAGACAATGGCCGGGTAGCGCAGTTTGAGCATACGATTATCGTGACGAAAGGTGAGCCTATTATCCTAACCAAACCATAA